From the Erythrolamprus reginae isolate rEryReg1 chromosome Z, rEryReg1.hap1, whole genome shotgun sequence genome, one window contains:
- the STEAP2 gene encoding metalloreductase STEAP2, with amino-acid sequence MESISMMGSPKVLNESFLPNGRNYIKDTNKLAVGIIGSGDFAKSLTARLIRCGFHVVIGSRNPKFVAELFPHVVDVTHHEDAIAKTNIIFIAIRREHYAALWDLKHLLVGKILVDVSNNTKINQYPESNAEYLASLFPDSFVVKGFNVISAWALQVGPKDASRQVYICSNSIEARHQVIEVARQLSFIPIDLGPLSSAREVENLPLQLFTLWKGPVIVAVGLATFFFIYSFIRDVIHPYVRNHQSDFYKIPIEIVNKTLPVVAITLLSLVYLSGLLAAAYQLYYGTKYKLFPSWLENWLQCRKQLGLLSFFFATVHVVYSLCLPMRRSERYLFLNTAYQQVHENIENSWNEEEVWRIEMYVSFGIMSLGLLSLLAVTSIPSVNRSLNWREFSFIQSTLGYVALLISTFHVLIYGWKRAFEEECYRFYTPPNFVLALVLPCVVILGKIILLLPCINRKLRKIRRGWEKRQFIHDGNGSDSYPSPERITVM; translated from the exons ATGGAATCAATTTCTATGATGGGAAGTCCTAAAGTCTTAAATGAATCTTTCTTACCAAATGGCAGAAATTACATCAAAGACACCAATAAGCTTGCAGTTGGTATAATTGGAAGTGGGGACTTCGCTAAATCCTTGACAGCTAGGCTTATCCGATGTGGGTTTCATGTGGTAATAGGAAGCAGAAACCCTAAATTTGTGGCAGAATTATTTCCCCATGTTGTTGATGTCACTCATCATGAAGATGCTATCGCAAAAACAAACATAATTTTTATCGCTATACGCAGAGAACACTATGCAGCTTTGTGGGACCTCAAGCATCTTCTTGTTGGTAAAATCCTTGTAGATGTCAGCAACAACACGAAAATTAACCAGTATCCAGAATCCAATGCGGAATACCTGGCATCCCTTTTTCCAGATTCCTTTGTTGTTAAAGGGTTCAATGTTATTTCAGCATGGGCATTACAAGTAGGACCAAAAGATGCAAGCAGACAG gtTTACATATGTAGTAACAGCATTGAAGCTCGGCATCAAGTTATTGAAGTTGCTCGTCAGCTCAGTTTTATTCCTATTGATTTGGGCCCTTTATCATCCGCAAGGGAGGTTGAAAATTTACCTCTTCAGTTGTTCACACTCTGGAAAGGACCAGTCATAGTAGCTGTTGGTCTAGCCACCTTCTTTTTCATCTACTCCTTTATTAGAGACGTAATACATCCTTATGTGAGAAATCATCAGAGTGATTTTTATAAGATTCCTATTGAGATTGTGAACAAGACATTGCCAGTTGTTGCAATTACTTTATTATCTCTAGTGTATTTATCAGGGCTCCTGGCAGCTGCTTATCAACTTTATTATGGTACTAAATACAAATTATTCCCATCCTGGTTAGAGAACTGGCTGCAGTGTAGGAAACAGCTTGGGTTACTTAGTTTTTTCTTTGCAACAGTTCATGTGGTTTACAGCCTTTGCTTACCTATGAGGAGGTCAGAACGTTACCTATTTTTAAATACAGCTTATCAACAG gtccatgaaaatattgaaaattctTGGAATGAGGAAGAAGTATGGCGAATTGAAATGTACGTCTCTTTTGGAATAATGAGCCTTGGGCTGCTTTCTTTGTTGGCTGTGACTTCCATTCCATCAGTAAACAGATCATTAAACTGGAGGGAATTCAGTTTTATCCAG TCTACCCTTGGATACGTCGCCCTTCTCATAAGTACTTTCCATGTATTAATATATGGATGGAAAAGAGCCTTTGAAGAAGAATGCTACAGATTTTACACACCGCCAAATTTTGTCCTTGCACTTGTCTTGCCTTGCGTGGTAATTCTGGGTAAGATAATTTTGCTTCTACCATGTATAAATAGGAAACTGAGAAAGATCAGAAGAGGATGGGAAAAAAGACAATTTATACATGATGGAAATGGATCTGACTCATATCCCTCACCAGAAAGGAttacagtcatgtga